The window CTACGTCACCGAGGACCGCAAGGGCGAGGGCATCGTCGCCCGACAGTCGGTGCTCGACAACGCGCTGCTCGCGGTCCGGGCCGTGGCCGCTAGCCGACCGGGCCGTACCGCCCGGGTCCGTGCGCTGCTTGCCGCCGTCGACGTCCGGGCCGCCACCGAGGACCAGGAAATCCGCTTCCTGTCCGGCGGCAACCAGCAGAAGGTCGTCCTGGCGAGATGGCTCGCGGCGGACCCGGTGGTCCTGCTCTTCGACGAACCGACCCGCGGCATCGACGTCGGTGCCAGATCGGCGATCCACCATCTCGTCCGCCGGCTCGCCCGGGACGGCGCCGCCGTGCTGATGATCTCATCCGATCTGCCCGAGCTGATCGGCATGAGCGACCGGATGATCGTCATGCGCGACGGTCGGATCGCGGGTGAGCTGCCCGCCGGCGCGACCGAGCCCGACGTCCTCGCCCTCGCGGTCGGGACCGGGCCGGAGACGCCCGCGTGACCGCCCCCGCACTGCGGTCCGCTCGCCGGTCCGTACCGGGCGTCTTCGTGGCACTGGCCCTCACCCTGGCCGCCGGCTGGCTGGTCGTCACGATCGACGGAGGCCAGCTGTTCAACCAGTCGACGACGGTGAGCCTGCTCCATGTCGCCGCCGGGCTGGGGCTGGTCGCGGTCGGCCAGACCCTGGTCGTGCTCGGCGGCTCGCTCGACCTTTCCGTGGCGTACGTGGTGAGCCTCAGCACCCTGGTCGCGGCCGAGACGATGAACGGCCGGGACGGCGGGCTGCTGCCCGGCATCGGCCTGGCGCTCGCCGTCAGCGCCGCCATCGGGCTGTGCAACGGACTGCTCGTCACCAGGCTGCGGATCAACGCGTTCATCGCTACCCTGGGCGTCGGTTTGCTGCTCAAGGGCTACCTCGACAACGGCTACGACGGCCCGGCCGGCAGCACCTCGCCGGCGCTCGTGCAGACCCTCGGCTATCAGCGCGTCGGTCCCGTTCCGCTGTCCTTCCTGCTGCTGATCGCGGTCACCGGGGCGTGCTGGTTCGTCCTTTCCCGGACCCGGTTCGGCCACCACCTGGTCGCGGTCGGCGGCGACCCGCAGGTCGCCAGACTCTCCGGCGTCCGCAACGACCGGGTCCTGGTCACCGCCCATGTGATCTGCTCGCTCTGCGCCGGGCTCGCCGGGATCTATCTGGCCAGCAGACTGGGCTCGGGCGCGCCCCGGGTGGGCACCGAGGGCCTCTACGACCTGGAGTCGATCGCCGCTGTCGTCAT is drawn from Micromonospora sp. Llam0 and contains these coding sequences:
- a CDS encoding ABC transporter permease yields the protein MTAPALRSARRSVPGVFVALALTLAAGWLVVTIDGGQLFNQSTTVSLLHVAAGLGLVAVGQTLVVLGGSLDLSVAYVVSLSTLVAAETMNGRDGGLLPGIGLALAVSAAIGLCNGLLVTRLRINAFIATLGVGLLLKGYLDNGYDGPAGSTSPALVQTLGYQRVGPVPLSFLLLIAVTGACWFVLSRTRFGHHLVAVGGDPQVARLSGVRNDRVLVTAHVICSLCAGLAGIYLASRLGSGAPRVGTEGLYDLESIAAVVIGGTALAGGRGGVIGTVGGVLLLASIDAIFNQLEVDAFFKQVIRGAVIIVAVAVYARRTLRKAAW